A genome region from Arachidicoccus soli includes the following:
- a CDS encoding HIT family protein, giving the protein MTLFSKIIAGEIPSYKIAEDKNFFAFLDIFPLVKGHVLVIPKIETDKFFDLEEEYLSKILVFAKPIAQAIEKSFPCNRCALSVVGLEVPHAHMHLLPINEIDDTNFTRGKLQISNEELKEIQQIIINNLK; this is encoded by the coding sequence ATGACATTATTTTCAAAAATTATCGCTGGCGAAATACCAAGTTATAAAATTGCAGAAGATAAGAATTTTTTTGCGTTTTTGGATATCTTCCCTTTGGTAAAAGGTCATGTACTCGTTATTCCTAAAATTGAAACGGATAAATTTTTTGATCTAGAAGAAGAATATCTAAGTAAAATTTTGGTCTTTGCAAAACCTATTGCACAAGCTATCGAAAAAAGCTTTCCTTGCAATCGTTGTGCTTTATCCGTTGTTGGCTTGGAAGTGCCCCATGCACATATGCATTTGTTACCTATCAATGAGATTGATGACACCAATTTCACACGTGGTAAGCTTCAAATTTCTAATGAAGAATTAAAAGAAATTCAACAAATAATCATTAATAATTTAAAATAA